From the genome of Pseudomonas yamanorum, one region includes:
- a CDS encoding ABC transporter ATP-binding protein, whose product MAEATPALEIRNLHKRYGELEVLKGISLTARDGDVISILGSSGSGKSTFLRCINLLENPHQGQILVAGEELKLKAAKNGELVAADGKQINRLRSEIGFVFQNFNLWPHMSVLDNIIEAPRRVLGQSKAEAIEIAEALLAKVGISDKRHAYPAQLSGGQQQRAAIARTLAMQPKVILFDEPTSALDPEMVQEVLNVIRALAEEGRTMLLVTHEMGFARQVSSEVVFLHQGLVEEQGSPQQVFENPLSARCKQFMSSNR is encoded by the coding sequence ATGGCTGAGGCCACGCCCGCGCTTGAAATCCGCAACTTGCATAAACGCTATGGTGAGCTGGAGGTGCTTAAAGGTATCTCGCTGACCGCCCGCGACGGCGATGTGATCTCGATCCTGGGTTCCTCCGGTTCCGGCAAGTCCACGTTCCTGCGCTGCATCAACCTCCTGGAAAACCCACATCAGGGGCAAATCCTGGTGGCTGGCGAAGAGCTCAAGCTCAAGGCCGCGAAAAACGGTGAGCTGGTAGCCGCCGACGGCAAACAGATCAACCGCCTGCGCAGCGAAATCGGTTTTGTGTTTCAAAACTTTAACCTGTGGCCGCACATGAGCGTCCTCGACAACATCATCGAGGCCCCGCGCCGCGTGCTCGGCCAGAGCAAGGCCGAAGCCATCGAAATCGCCGAAGCCTTGCTGGCCAAGGTCGGCATCAGCGACAAGCGCCACGCCTACCCGGCGCAACTGTCCGGCGGCCAGCAGCAACGCGCCGCGATCGCCCGCACTCTGGCCATGCAGCCCAAAGTCATCCTGTTCGACGAGCCGACATCGGCCCTTGACCCGGAAATGGTTCAGGAAGTACTTAATGTGATCCGCGCACTGGCCGAAGAAGGCCGCACCATGCTGCTGGTCACCCATGAAATGGGCTTCGCCCGCCAGGTGTCCAGTGAAGTGGTGTTCCTGCACCAGGGCCTGGTCGAAGAGCAAGGATCGCCACAGC